Proteins encoded within one genomic window of Flavobacterium sp. NG2:
- a CDS encoding DUF5522 domain-containing protein, which produces MTEQNKENKLIEGEDFYYTPEGYKCLTEKHHLKRGYCCKSGCRHCPYGYDKKTGRIKK; this is translated from the coding sequence ATGACGGAACAAAATAAAGAAAATAAATTAATAGAAGGAGAAGATTTTTATTATACCCCTGAAGGCTATAAATGTCTTACGGAAAAACACCATCTTAAAAGAGGCTATTGTTGCAAAAGTGGTTGCCGCCATTGTCCCTATGGATACGATAAAAAAACAGGAAGAATAAAAAAATAA
- a CDS encoding 1-aminocyclopropane-1-carboxylate deaminase/D-cysteine desulfhydrase translates to MNQKIPIQFPNNISVYIKREDLIHPFVSGNKFRKLKYNLLQAKKESATTLLTFGGAYSNHIAAVAFAGKEQHFKTIGVIRGEELVTKVQENPTLKFAQECGMQFEFVSREDYRLKQEEAFMIRLKEKHGFFYLIPEGGTNALAIQGCEEILTKEDAVFDYVCCAVGTGGTISGIINSALPDQKVLGFPALKGDFLKDEICTFVKNKNWELIQNYHFGGYGKVNQELVTFINHFYEETKIPLDPIYTGKMVFGILDLIQKNYFPANSKILLIHTGGLQGVAGMNERLKNKKLPIIKIHD, encoded by the coding sequence TTGAACCAGAAGATTCCCATTCAATTCCCAAACAATATCTCTGTTTACATCAAACGTGAGGATTTGATTCATCCTTTTGTTTCTGGAAATAAATTTAGAAAACTCAAATACAATCTGCTTCAAGCAAAAAAAGAATCAGCAACTACATTGTTGACTTTTGGAGGAGCCTATTCCAATCACATTGCGGCGGTTGCTTTTGCGGGTAAGGAACAACATTTCAAAACTATTGGCGTTATTCGTGGGGAGGAATTAGTAACTAAGGTTCAAGAAAATCCAACGTTAAAATTTGCGCAAGAATGTGGGATGCAATTCGAGTTTGTAAGCCGTGAAGACTATCGCTTGAAGCAGGAGGAGGCTTTTATGATTCGTTTAAAAGAGAAGCATGGTTTTTTTTACCTCATTCCTGAAGGTGGAACGAATGCTTTAGCGATTCAAGGTTGCGAAGAGATTTTGACTAAAGAGGATGCTGTATTTGACTACGTTTGTTGTGCCGTGGGAACGGGTGGAACCATTTCGGGGATTATTAATAGTGCTTTGCCAGACCAAAAAGTTTTGGGTTTTCCAGCCTTAAAAGGGGATTTTTTAAAAGATGAAATTTGTACTTTTGTAAAAAATAAAAATTGGGAGCTTATTCAAAACTACCATTTTGGTGGTTATGGGAAAGTAAATCAAGAGTTGGTTACTTTTATTAATCACTTTTATGAGGAAACGAAAATCCCATTAGACCCCATTTATACCGGGAAAATGGTTTTTGGTATATTGGATTTAATTCAAAAAAACTATTTTCCAGCCAATTCAAAAATTCTATTGATTCATACTGGAGGTTTACAAGGAGTTGCAGGGATGAATGAAAGATTAAAAAATAAAAAATTACCAATTATAAAAATTCATGATTAA
- a CDS encoding DUF4136 domain-containing protein: MKTLKLLPILLVFIMSSCSSVHVNADYDSKADFSQYKTYAFHKTGIDKVQISEFDKKRILRAIDNELMKKGMTKSENPDLLVNIITKERERLDVNQFNAGFGYGWGWGWSPFFWGGNQTYINSTPEGTLYIDLIDAKKKELIWEGEGVGTLTQDRARKEKQINEFVAKILAQYPPTKDKK; encoded by the coding sequence ATGAAAACACTTAAACTTTTACCGATATTGTTGGTTTTTATTATGAGCTCTTGTAGTAGTGTTCATGTAAATGCTGATTATGACTCTAAAGCTGATTTTAGCCAATATAAAACCTATGCTTTTCATAAAACAGGAATTGATAAAGTACAGATTTCAGAATTTGACAAAAAAAGAATCCTTAGAGCCATAGATAACGAATTAATGAAAAAGGGAATGACCAAAAGTGAAAATCCCGATTTATTGGTAAACATCATTACCAAAGAGAGAGAACGTCTAGACGTCAATCAATTTAATGCTGGATTTGGCTACGGTTGGGGATGGGGATGGAGTCCGTTTTTTTGGGGAGGTAACCAAACCTATATCAACTCAACTCCTGAAGGTACTTTATACATCGATTTAATTGATGCCAAGAAAAAAGAATTGATTTGGGAAGGAGAAGGTGTTGGCACTTTAACTCAAGACCGAGCTAGAAAAGAAAAACAAATTAATGAGTTTGTTGCTAAAATATTAGCACAGTACCCGCCTACTAAAGATAAAAAATAA